A window from Eubalaena glacialis isolate mEubGla1 chromosome 1, mEubGla1.1.hap2.+ XY, whole genome shotgun sequence encodes these proteins:
- the LOC133091764 gene encoding transmembrane protein 216-like, with amino-acid sequence MLRLEQHKLYSMTKEWRSGNLVRKSSSQPSKRLSSTPLEILFFLNGWYYVTYFLLELFIFLYKALTFVLAGLLLPYPRANLVLDVVILFLYLGIEVIRLFFGTKGNLCQRKMPLGISVALTFPSAMMASYYLLLQTYVLRLEAIMNGILLFFCGSELLLEMLTLAAFSSMDRI; translated from the exons ATGCTGAGACTGgaacagcacaagctttattcaatgaccaaagaatggagaagtgggAACCTGGTTCGCAAATCAAGTTCTCAACCCA GTAAACGGTTGTCCTCCACCCCCCTGGAAATCCTGTTCTTTCTGAACGGGTGGTATTATGTTACCTATTTCCTGCTGGAACTCTTCATATTTCTGTATAAAGCTCTGACTTTTGTATTGGCAGGTCTCCTGCTACCATATCCAAGAGCCAATCTAGTTCTGGATGTGGTGATACTCTTCCTTTATCTTGGAATTGAAGTAATTCGACTGTTTTTTGGTACAAAGGGAAATCTCTGCCAACGAAAGATGCCACTTGGTATTAGTGTGGCCTTGACCTTCCCATCTGCCATGATGGCCTCCTATTACCTGCTGCTGCAGACCTACGTGCTCCGCCTGGAAGCCATCATGAACGGCATCTTGCTCTTCTTCTGTGGCTCAGAGCTGCTGCTTGAGATGCTCACTCTGGCCGCTTTCTCCAGTATGGACAGGATTTGA